GCGGTCAGCTCTTCGATGCGGCGCTTGGCTTCCTGGCCGGCGGCGGCATCGACCGACGCGATCGTGACCACGCCTTCGTCGCTGATGTCGATCTGGGTGCCCGTCTCTTCGGTCAGCGCGCGAATGACCGCGCCGCCCTTGCCAATCACGTCGCGGATCTTCTCCGGATTGATCTTGATGGTGATCAGGCGCGGTGCGAAGTCCGACAGCTCGGTCTTCACGTGCGGCATGGCCTTCTGCATTTCGCCCAGGATGTGCTGGCGCGCTTCTTTGGCTTGCGCCAGCGCGACCTGCATGATCTCCTTGGTGATGCCCATGATCTTGATGTCCATCTGCAGCGCAGTGATGCCGTCAGGCGTACCAGCTACCTTGAAGTCCATGTCGCCGAGGTGGTCTTCGTCGCCCAGGATGTCGGTCAGGACGGCGAACTTGCCGCCTTCCTTGATCAGGCCCATCGCGATGCCGGCGACGTGCGCCTTCATCGGCACGCCAGCGTCCATCAGCGCCAGGCAGCCGCCGCAGACCGAAGCCATCGACGACGAACCGTTCGATTCGGTGATTTCCGATACCAGGCGCACCGAGTAGCTGAAGTCTTCCGGATCAGGCAGCGCGGCGATCAGCGCGCGCTTGGCCAGGCGGCCGTGGCCGATTTCGCGGCGCTTCGGCGTGCCGACGCGGCCGGTCTCGCCGGTGGCGAACGGAGGCATGTTGTAGTGCATCATGAACGAGTCGGTGTACTCGCCCATCAGCGCGTCGATCTTCTGGCTGTCGCGCGCGGTGCCGAGGGTGGCAACGACCAGCGCCTGGGTTTCGCCGCGGGTAAACAGCGCCGAGCCGTGGGTGCGCGGCAGGATGCTGGTGCGGATCTCGATTGGACGCACGGTGCGGGTGTCGCGGCCGTCGATGCGTGGCTCGCCGTTCAGGATCTGCGAACGCACGACCTTCGCTTCGATGTCGAACAGGATGTTGCCGACTTCGGCAGCGTCCACTTCGGCGGCGCCCGAGGCCATCGACTCGTTGTTCAGGTCTGCGATCACTTCGCTGAAGGCTGCCTTCAGCTTGGCGGTACGCGCCTGCTTGTCCTTGGTCTGGTAAGCGTCGTTGATCTTGGCGTCGGCGAAGTGCTTGACGCGCGCGATCAGCGCTTCATTCTTGGCAGGCGGCGCCCACTCGACTTCCGGCTTGCCGCCGTCGCGCACCAGGTCGTGGATCGCGTCGATCACCGCCTTCATCTGGTCGTGGCCGAAGACCACGGCGCCCAGCATCACTTCTTCGGACAGCTGCTGCGCTTCGGATTCGACCATCAGCACGGCGGTCTCGGTACCGGCGACGACCAGGTCCATCTGGCTCGTCTTGAGCTGGGTGGTCGTCGGGTTCAGGATGTACTGGCCGTTGGCGTAGCCGACGCGCGCGGCGCCGACCGGGCCGTTGAACGGCACGCCCGACACGCACAGGGCGGCCGATGCGCCGATCATGGCGGCGATGTCCGGATCGATTTCAGGGTTCACCGACAGCACGTGGATGATGACCTGGACTTCGTTCAGGTAGCCTTCCGGGAACAGCGGGCGGATCGGACGGTCGATCAGGCGCGAGGTCAGGGTTTCTTTTTCGGATGGACGGCCTTCGCGCTTGAAGAAGCCGCCTGGGATCTTGCCTGCAGCGTACGTTTTCTCGACGTAATCGACGGTCAGCGGGA
This window of the Massilia sp. R2A-15 genome carries:
- the pnp gene encoding polyribonucleotide nucleotidyltransferase gives rise to the protein MFNKVTKTFQYGQHQVTLETGEIARQASGAVMVSIEDTVVLATVVARKDAKPGQDFFPLTVDYVEKTYAAGKIPGGFFKREGRPSEKETLTSRLIDRPIRPLFPEGYLNEVQVIIHVLSVNPEIDPDIAAMIGASAALCVSGVPFNGPVGAARVGYANGQYILNPTTTQLKTSQMDLVVAGTETAVLMVESEAQQLSEEVMLGAVVFGHDQMKAVIDAIHDLVRDGGKPEVEWAPPAKNEALIARVKHFADAKINDAYQTKDKQARTAKLKAAFSEVIADLNNESMASGAAEVDAAEVGNILFDIEAKVVRSQILNGEPRIDGRDTRTVRPIEIRTSILPRTHGSALFTRGETQALVVATLGTARDSQKIDALMGEYTDSFMMHYNMPPFATGETGRVGTPKRREIGHGRLAKRALIAALPDPEDFSYSVRLVSEITESNGSSSMASVCGGCLALMDAGVPMKAHVAGIAMGLIKEGGKFAVLTDILGDEDHLGDMDFKVAGTPDGITALQMDIKIMGITKEIMQVALAQAKEARQHILGEMQKAMPHVKTELSDFAPRLITIKINPEKIRDVIGKGGAVIRALTEETGTQIDISDEGVVTIASVDAAAGQEAKRRIEELTASVEVGKTYDGVVLKLLDFGAIVQVMPGKDGLLHISQIANERVNAVADYLKEGQAVRVKVLETDDRGRLKLSMKAAEGAEGAAAPVAQ